The sequence CCGACCTCGACGAGGGCCCCTTCCGCGGCGCCGGGTTCAGCGAGCGCGGCACGCTGGAGAACCTCCGCCGGGGGCTGGCGGCCCCGATCTCCGCGCAGCACCGGCACGCCTGGAGCGACGGCCTCGCGATGCGGGCGGCCCCGTTCGGGGTCTTCGCGGCGGGCAGCCCGGCCGAGGCGGCGCGGCTGGTCGCGATCGACGGCCGGGTCAGCCATGACGGCGAGGGCATCTACGGCGGCCAGGCGGTGGCGGCGGGGGTGGCCGCGGCGATGGTGGGGGCGGGGCTCGCCTCCGTGATCGCCGCCGCGCTGTCGGTCGTGCCGATGGACTCCTGGACGGCCCGTTCGCTGCGGCGCGCGGTGGCCGCCGCGCAGCGCCCCTATCCGGACCGTCTCACCATGGAACGCGCGGTGCGTTCCTCCGTCGTGATCGGCGGATACCCGTGGACGGACCTCGCACCGGAGGCGGTGGGCCTGGCGTTCGGCGCGTTCACGGCGGCGCGCGGCGACTTCCGTACAGCGGTGCTGACGGCCGTCAACATGGGCCGCGACGCGGATACGACAGCGGCGGTGGCGGGTGCGCTGGCGGGGGCGCTGAAGGGGGAGTGCGCGATTCCGCCCGACTGGGCGTCGGCGATCGGACCGGTCCGGGGCAGCTGTCTGCCGTCGATGCGGGGCTATCACGTCCTGGACATCGCGGAGCTGCTGACCCCG is a genomic window of Streptomyces sp. NBC_01237 containing:
- a CDS encoding ADP-ribosylglycohydrolase family protein — translated: MESIAGNDRARGALLGLAVGDALGAPAENLRPSEIRRRWGRIEGFVSEDPAGTDDTEYTIFSGLLLARHGAALTVSHVERAWHHWIADLDEGPFRGAGFSERGTLENLRRGLAAPISAQHRHAWSDGLAMRAAPFGVFAAGSPAEAARLVAIDGRVSHDGEGIYGGQAVAAGVAAAMVGAGLASVIAAALSVVPMDSWTARSLRRAVAAAQRPYPDRLTMERAVRSSVVIGGYPWTDLAPEAVGLAFGAFTAARGDFRTAVLTAVNMGRDADTTAAVAGALAGALKGECAIPPDWASAIGPVRGSCLPSMRGYHVLDIAELLTPEEPEQPEQRDGAEERGGGRGPGVARETVRHMAYVAASFEPVREEGR